In one Solanum dulcamara chromosome 1, daSolDulc1.2, whole genome shotgun sequence genomic region, the following are encoded:
- the LOC129887652 gene encoding uncharacterized protein LOC129887652: MIHMESVHGLKQSNKNQRILVSPSSDSSWEGYDEVRSKHRNDPAVMNKLREKLKSKTTVKHAPKEIDNKIEGVTTCPNLPKGMKYVIKKIPSHPLRFGTAYRANFLDDFESSIGEEGIKLFRMKFLFQILDYMPNSSIQDMPHYYGILVVERPRMVMLAIPKILKNLREISYLLVKENRWTSSSFFF; the protein is encoded by the exons atgatacatatggaatccgttcatggtctcaaacagtccaataaaaatcaacgaattcttgtttctcctagttctgattcgtcttgggaaggttacgacgaagttagatccaaacatcgtaacgatccagcagtgatgaataagctacgtgagaaattgaagtcgaaaactacagttaaacatgcacccaaagaaatagacaacaagattgaaggggttacaacatgccctaatctcccaaag ggaatgaaatacgtcatcaagaagatcccgtcccacccattgagattcggaacggcatatagggctaattttcttgatgattttgaatcatcaataggtgaagaaggtataaagttatttaggatgaaatttctattccaaatacTGGACTACATGCCGAATTCTTCCATTCAAGATATGCCACACTATTATGGAATTTTGGTTGTCGAAAGGCcaaggatggttatgttagcgataCCGAAGATCCTAAAAAATCTAAgagagatttcatatcttctagtcaaggagaaccgatggacgtcgagtagtttttttttttga